In Anomaloglossus baeobatrachus isolate aAnoBae1 chromosome 3, aAnoBae1.hap1, whole genome shotgun sequence, one genomic interval encodes:
- the FLRT3 gene encoding leucine-rich repeat transmembrane protein FLRT3, producing the protein MTMSAETWNYLVAWTQLLLLLRMAPHYVSAKPCPSVCRCDGGFIYCNDRDLTSIPSGIPEDATTLYLQNNQINNAGIPSDLRGLDKVERIYLYRNSLDEFPINLPKNVKELHLQENNIRTITYDALSQIPAIEELHLDDNSVSAVSIEDGAFRDNIYLRLLFLSRNHLSTIPWGLPRTIEELRLDDNRISTIAEISLQDLTNLKRLVLDGNLLNNYGLGERVFMNLINLTELSLVRNSLTSPPANLPGTNLRKLYLQENHMNYVPPNAFADLTQLYRLDMSNNNLTSLPQGIFDDLDNLTQLYLRNNPWYCGCKMKWVRDWLQSLPSKVNVRGLMCQAPERVRGMTIKDLNKELFDCKDRIYVKPVHITTTTMLNTLLPAQGQRPISVTKQPEIKPPDLNKIYRTTPIPVRKIITINVKSVTVETIHISWKIALPMKSLRLSWQLGHSPVFGSITETIVTGDRTEYLLTALEPESPYRICMVPMETGNFFLLDETPVCIETETAPLKMYNPTTTLNREQEKEPYKNSNLPLAAIIGGAVALVAITLLALVCWYVHRNGSLFSRNCAYSKGRRRKDDYAEAGTKKDNSILEIRETSFQMIPINNEPMSKEEFILHTIFPSNGVTLYKTSHSESSSNRSYRDSGIPDSDHSHS; encoded by the coding sequence ATGACCATGAGTGCTGAAACCTGGAACTATCTTGTTGCTTGGACCCAATTATTGTTACTACTTCGAATGGCGCCACACTATGTCAGTGCCAAACCGTGCCCTTCAGTATGCCGCTGTGATGGAGGCTTCATTTATTGCAATGATAGAGACTTGACGTCTATTCCCTCGGGGATCCCAGAGGATGCTACAACTCTGTACCTTCAAAATAATCAGATAAACAATGCGGGGATACCGTCTGACTTGAGAGGTTTGGACAAAGTGGAGAGAATCTATTTATATCGCAACAGTCTAGACGAATTTCCAATTAACCTTCCCAAAAACGTTAAAGAATTGCACCTGCAGGAAAACAATATACGGACTATTACTTATGATGCACTTTCCCAGATTCCCGCTATTGAAGAGCTTCACCTTGATGATAATTCCGTGTCTGCAGTGAGCATTGAGGATGGTGCGTTCAGAGACAACATCTATCTCCGACTTCTATTCCTTTCACGAAACCACCTAAGCACAATACCCTGGGGTCTGCCTCGCACGATTGAGGAGCTACGTTTAGATGATAATCGCATTTCTACTATTGCTGAAATCTCTTTGCAAGACCTTACAAATCTAAAGCGTCTTGTTTTGGATGGAAATCTCTTAAACAATTATGGCCTTGGGGAAAGAGTCTTTATGAACTTGATTAATTTGACAGAGCTTTCATTAGTTCGAAATTCACTGACATCTCCTCCTGCAAACCTGCCAGGCACAAACCTGAGAAAGCTTTATCTTCAGGAGAACCACATGAACTACGTGCCGCCCAACGCGTTTGCAGATCTAACCCAACTTTATCGTCTTGATATGTCAAACAACAATTTAACTTCTTTACCTCAGGGCATTTTTGATGACCTGGACAATTTGACGCAGTTGTACCTGCGTAATAATCCATGGTATTGTGGTTGTAAGATGAAATGGGTTCGTGACTGGCTGCAGTCTTTGCCTTCCAAAGTTAATGTCCGTGGACTGATGTGCCAGGCACCCGAACGTGTCAGAGGGATGACTATCAAAGACCTTAACAAAGAGCTATTTGATTGTAAGGACAGAATTTACGTAAAGCCAGTCCATATCACAACTACAACCATGTTAAATACATTGCTTCCGGCACAAGGACAACGTCCAATATCTGTGACCAAACAGCCTGAGATAAAGCCACCCGACCTCAACAAAATCTACAGAACCACTCCGATACCAGTCAGGAAAATTATCACTATTAATGTAAAATCTGTCACTGTTGAAACTATACACATTTCTTGGAAAATTGCCTTACCAATGAAATCATTGCGGCTGAGCTGGCAATTGGGTCACAGTCCAGTTTTTGGGTCTATAACAGAAACCATCGTCACAGGTGATAGAACAGAATATCTGCTGACTGCTCTCGAGCCAGAGTCTCCATACCGAATATGTATGGTTCCCATGGAAACCGGAAATTTCTTTTTACTGGATGAAACCCCTGTGTGCATCGAAACAGAGACTGCTCCACTTAAAATGTACAACCCAACCACCACACTAAATAGAGAACAGGAGAAGGAGCCTTACAAAAACTCAAACTTGCCCCTAGCGGCCATCATAGGTGGAGCAGTGGCGCTGGTGGCAATTACACTCCTGGCGCTGGTTTGCTGGTACGTTCATCGGAACGGTTCCCTCTTTTCCAGGAACTGTGCCTACAGCAAGGGCCGCAGAAGAAAAGACGATTACGCAGAGGCGGGGACTAAAAAGGACAACTCCATTTTAGAAATCAGGGAGACCTCTTTTCAAATGATACCAATAAATAACGAACCAATGTCCAAGGAGGAATTTATTTTGCACACTATATTTCCATCTAATGGAGTAACCTTGTACAAAACCAGTCACAGTGAAAGCAGCAGTAACAGGAGCTACAGAGACAGTGGTATTCCAGATTCTGACCATTCACATTCATGA